A genomic stretch from Apis cerana isolate GH-2021 linkage group LG9, AcerK_1.0, whole genome shotgun sequence includes:
- the LOC107997587 gene encoding myb/SANT-like DNA-binding domain-containing protein 3: MASSSLKSTRKTYSFEEREILITLINKYEDIEDKRSDPISMYKRKSAWSQLANEYNSMVGPQGIRSAVQLRRCWENMKACKRNREEKKLRGVSKNFCHLSKDHTRSKSWENRNSIPDVPIPTGTIGLPPNVMFEPKESEPFTLQTVCTIKPSKQISKEENNCKDTDSISSKIDSNSLSYGPVTDCFDKSKKDLESPVPEQLDKDETVEKNRLIFKSNATQTMFSPSIVHEQPRRTKRSLHKEEELHVLALSEAQMKVDIAAMLKEEARIKLEEAHYRKEEARLRMLLFTYKLDRIKED; the protein is encoded by the exons ATGGCTTCTTCGTCGTTGAAAAGCACTCGAAAAACTTATAGCTTCGAGGAACGAGAAATTTTGATAACCTTGATAAATAAGTACGAAGATATCGAAGATAAAAGGTCCGATCCAATATCGATGTATAAACGAAAATCAGCATGGTCTCAATTGGCCAACGAATACAATTCAATGGTAGGTCCACAAGGAATACGTTCAGCTGTACAGTTAAGACGCTGTTGGGAAAACATGAAAGCATGTAAACGAAATCGCGAAGAGAAGAAATTGcg tggtgtttcaaaaaatttttgtcatcTGTCCAAAGATCACACACGGTCAAAAAGTTgggaaaatagaaattccatACCAGATGTTCCCATTCCTACCGGAACTATAGGTTTACCGCCAAATGTTATGTTTGAACCAAAGGAATCTGAACCATTTACGTTGCAAACTGTGTGTACTATAAAACCTTCGAAACAAATCTCGAAAgaggaaaataattgtaaagatACAG ATTCCATCAGCAGTAAAATCGATTCGAACTCGTTATCATACGGTCCAGTAACTGACTGTTTCGACAAATCTAAAAAAGATTTGGAGTCACCTGTGCCGGAACAATTAGACAAAGATGAAACAGTGGAGAAAAATCGacttattttcaaatcaaatgcAACACAAACGATGTTTTCCCCTTCAATTGTTCATGAACAGCCCCGAAGGACGAAAAGATCCCTTCACAAAGAGGAAGAATTACATGTATTGGCTTTATCGGAGGCACAGATGAAAGTTGATATCGCTGCTATGTTAAAAGAGGAGGCCAGGATTAAATTAGAAGAGGCTCACTATCGTAAAGAAGAAGCTAGGCTAAGGATGCTTCTTTTTACTTATAAGTTAGATAGGATAAAAGAAGATTGA
- the LOC107995107 gene encoding TM2 domain-containing protein CG10795: protein MFHLMQFLSGLLLLLLSIPLSNGVDYTYEIDCSNLRMGQYICPHPDYDFIDPKTQQPKGCTKENKAKVLCLAADGLICTETKNNTFKKDIPCKWTNGYSFETSLLLSIFLGMFGADRFYLGYPALGLLKLSTLGFLFLGQFADVILIATQIVGPADGSHYVMPYYGAGIHIVTSNNFTYRVPQYDC, encoded by the exons ATGTTCCATCTGATGCAATTCCTTAGCGGACTCCTTTTGCTTCTTCTTTCGATACCGCTGAGCAATGGTGTGGATTACACGTACGAAATCGACTGCAGTAACCTACGAATGGGACAATACATCTGTCCTCATCCCGATTATGATTTCATAGATCCAAAAACGCAACAACCAAAAGGATGTACGAAGGAAAATAAAGCCAAAG TGTTGTGTCTGGCTGCGGATGGCCTCATTTGtacagaaacaaaaaataatacgttTAAGAAGGATATTCCTTGTAAATGGac aaaTGGATATTCCTTCGAAACATCATTGTTACTCTCTATATTTCTTGGCATGTTTGGGGCAGATAGATTTTATCTAGGGTATCCAGCATTGGGCTTGCTTAAGCTGAGCACTTTGGGATTTCTCTTTCTTGGTCAATTTGCCGATGTAATACTTATTGCAACACAAATTGTAGGACCTGCAGATGGTTCGCATTATGTGATGCCATATTATGGTGCAGGAATTCACATTGTGACAAGTAATAACTTTACATACAGAGTGCCACAATACGATTGTTGA